From the Bacteroidia bacterium genome, one window contains:
- a CDS encoding CotH kinase family protein, with the protein MNSILQAQSSFMSRPSQQPGIPFLSILPASEYRSCLHRCCRRRLRALTALHAVIMFLGVFSCTVELRAQRVEFTASSLPIVVINTDGVEIPDEPKVPAYMGIIRSSSGANHIDSTFTDYDGLISIELRGNSSLTYDQKQYLFKTVSSSGQDSNVVLMDFPAEHEWILFGPAVDKSLMRNVLMFRIARELGWYASRTQFCELVLNGDYRGVYVLMENVKRDKSRVNISKIAGDITSGEPLTGGYILAIDHNGKQNDKGFAAAEDSLGTFVYWYIYPSPKNINVQQEWYIQGYVKSFEALMRHPAFNDPLRGYAAFLNLDSFIDYILLNEWSNNVDSYVASAYLHKDRQSAGGKLTAGPVWDFNIAFGNANYAGGERSSGWRIHYERVPFWWRRLLQDTAFVSRLEKRWTELRASSLHEERVGHIIDSVATLLDEAQVRHFLRWDLLGTYIWPNAYVGESYLDEVDYLKNWIRDRLHWMDRNLPSIALPLDKGMTTAADFSVTDDAPSITVYPTPSAGSVTVRYETAATAGVEVVVRDLLGRVVQRVTQGAVTGGTAHALQMHLQDQPTGLYQIILMHNGAPSTSTLMHILR; encoded by the coding sequence ATGAATTCAATACTCCAGGCACAGAGTTCCTTCATGTCACGTCCATCGCAGCAACCCGGTATCCCATTTCTGTCCATTCTGCCGGCATCGGAATATCGCTCTTGCCTGCACAGGTGTTGCCGACGTAGGCTCCGGGCTCTTACAGCGTTGCATGCGGTGATCATGTTCCTCGGCGTGTTTTCGTGCACCGTGGAGCTCCGGGCACAGAGAGTGGAATTCACCGCATCTTCTCTTCCAATTGTGGTCATCAACACCGATGGCGTCGAAATCCCGGACGAGCCCAAAGTTCCGGCGTACATGGGAATTATTCGTTCCTCGTCCGGCGCAAATCACATTGACAGCACCTTCACCGACTATGACGGCCTGATTTCCATAGAGCTCCGGGGTAATTCTTCCTTGACCTATGATCAGAAGCAATATCTGTTCAAAACCGTGAGCTCATCCGGGCAGGACAGCAACGTCGTACTTATGGACTTTCCTGCCGAGCATGAATGGATTCTGTTCGGTCCTGCGGTGGACAAATCGCTGATGCGCAACGTGCTCATGTTTCGCATTGCACGTGAACTCGGTTGGTACGCAAGCCGCACACAGTTTTGCGAACTCGTCCTGAATGGCGATTACCGGGGTGTGTATGTGTTGATGGAAAATGTCAAGCGGGACAAAAGCCGCGTGAACATTTCCAAAATCGCAGGAGACATCACCTCCGGCGAACCCCTCACCGGTGGTTATATTCTTGCCATTGACCACAACGGCAAACAGAACGACAAAGGCTTCGCGGCCGCGGAGGATTCCCTGGGAACTTTCGTGTATTGGTATATCTATCCCTCTCCGAAAAACATCAATGTACAGCAAGAGTGGTATATACAAGGATACGTCAAATCGTTCGAGGCGCTCATGCGCCATCCCGCATTCAATGACCCGCTTCGCGGGTATGCGGCATTCCTGAATCTAGATTCTTTTATTGATTACATTTTGCTCAACGAGTGGTCCAACAATGTTGACAGCTATGTCGCCAGTGCCTACCTGCATAAAGACAGGCAGAGCGCCGGAGGGAAGCTCACGGCGGGCCCGGTGTGGGATTTCAATATCGCCTTCGGGAATGCGAATTATGCGGGAGGCGAGCGCAGCTCCGGATGGAGAATTCATTACGAGCGAGTGCCTTTTTGGTGGCGCCGACTACTGCAGGATACCGCCTTCGTGTCAAGACTAGAAAAGCGCTGGACGGAACTGCGCGCCTCATCATTGCACGAGGAGCGGGTCGGACACATCATTGACTCCGTAGCGACCTTGCTTGACGAGGCGCAGGTCAGGCATTTCCTGCGCTGGGACCTCCTCGGGACGTACATTTGGCCCAACGCCTATGTGGGTGAGAGTTACCTGGATGAGGTTGATTACCTCAAAAACTGGATCCGGGACCGCCTGCACTGGATGGACAGAAATTTACCATCGATTGCTTTACCGCTGGACAAAGGCATGACCACCGCTGCTGATTTCTCTGTCACAGATGATGCTCCATCAATTACCGTCTATCCCACACCGAGTGCGGGAAGTGTTACCGTGCGTTACGAAACAGCTGCAACAGCCGGTGTGGAAGTGGTTGTTCGCGACCTACTCGGGAGGGTGGTACAGAGAGTCACGCAGGGAGCAGTCACGGGCGGCACCGCCCATGCTCTGCAAATGCATTTACAGGATCAACCCACAGGGCTGTATCAGATAATCCTGATGCACAATGGTGCGCCATCCACTTCGACATTGATGCACATCCTCCGTTGA
- a CDS encoding J domain-containing protein, with protein sequence MSYSQILRRLSRVLKSTVNDVLDNFSQEAKDLHDFDEELRRGAQGGEPESGPRSQSSSSGTNTGRSHSSGRQEHHGGNRSEGKRKPGEREDAWYFTRLGLTPDASDEQIRKTYRKLMAQYHPDRVATLSAEQQAAAAEKAKIINEAYQIIARRRGIR encoded by the coding sequence ATGTCCTACTCCCAGATTCTTCGCAGACTCAGTCGTGTCCTGAAAAGTACTGTCAACGACGTACTGGACAATTTTTCACAGGAAGCCAAAGATCTTCATGACTTCGATGAGGAACTCCGGCGTGGCGCACAGGGCGGAGAACCCGAATCCGGACCTCGATCACAATCCTCCTCCTCCGGCACCAACACTGGGAGAAGCCATTCCTCCGGCCGACAAGAACACCACGGCGGTAACAGATCCGAGGGAAAACGTAAACCGGGAGAGCGTGAGGACGCCTGGTATTTCACTCGACTCGGGCTCACCCCGGATGCGTCCGACGAGCAAATACGAAAAACCTATCGAAAACTCATGGCGCAGTACCATCCCGACCGGGTCGCAACGCTCAGCGCTGAGCAGCAAGCCGCAGCGGCCGAAAAGGCGAAAATCATCAACGAAGCATATCAGATCATTGCGCGTCGCAGAGGAATTCGCTGA
- a CDS encoding 16S rRNA (uracil(1498)-N(3))-methyltransferase, translating to MNLFFAREFTSTNSARVSGQEHLHLSRVLRLREGDPILINDLKGAVYDAVIHSIEKEATICTLREKLRHFNEPPIPVTLALAVMKNPGKMDWVVEKGTELGMTAFQPLLTKRTVPSSVKIARLRTLAETAVKQCLRAVVPEIHEALILEQTLHAAAEHRLLVCHEAADLSCTPENLSFDDKPITLFIGPEGGFADEEVALFRDRGAEILSLGPRRLRGETAAIAALARVIARLEHQNPSRDNQVSDITNAEERSRR from the coding sequence ATGAATCTCTTCTTTGCCCGCGAATTCACCTCCACAAACTCCGCGCGAGTATCTGGTCAGGAACACCTCCACCTCTCGCGTGTCCTGCGCCTGCGCGAGGGAGATCCGATTCTGATCAATGACCTCAAGGGAGCCGTGTACGATGCCGTCATTCACTCGATCGAAAAGGAAGCGACGATCTGTACGCTCAGAGAGAAACTCCGCCATTTCAATGAACCGCCGATCCCGGTTACTCTGGCGCTCGCTGTCATGAAAAATCCAGGCAAAATGGACTGGGTTGTGGAAAAAGGTACGGAACTGGGTATGACAGCTTTTCAGCCGCTTCTGACCAAACGGACAGTACCATCATCAGTGAAGATCGCGCGGCTCCGAACTCTCGCCGAAACCGCGGTGAAACAATGCTTGCGGGCTGTCGTTCCGGAAATCCATGAAGCACTGATACTCGAGCAGACGCTGCACGCCGCTGCGGAGCACAGATTGCTCGTGTGTCACGAAGCCGCAGATCTGTCCTGTACTCCGGAAAACCTCAGCTTCGATGACAAACCGATTACCCTGTTCATCGGGCCGGAAGGTGGATTCGCCGATGAAGAAGTCGCTCTGTTTCGTGATCGTGGCGCGGAAATTCTTTCTCTGGGACCACGCCGATTGCGGGGGGAAACCGCGGCGATTGCGGCGCTTGCCCGCGTCATCGCCCGGCTGGAACACCAAAATCCGTCGCGGGACAACCAGGTGTCTGACATCACCAACGCTGAAGAACGCTCTCGTAGGTAA
- a CDS encoding BamA/TamA family outer membrane protein, which translates to MQTLRILIIVFADVLLACAATVFAQDGEPSAPLAPRPNQVISAVGVLGNELTKTEVILRELTLQVGDTIDVAELEYSKNRIYSLGLFNRVDITWPPIDSTVLIIEVDERWYLYPVPMFGIVERNWDNWYYGLGVKHDNFRGRNEKLFAGFVLGYNPWVSLSYVNPWILEDEHMFMESNFAWSRVVNKSRISQGEGPNFDEIRYKLHQGFGKRIDQFRSAWITASYNYVEVTDKRAGRTLSDAGIDRYLTVGAGARHDTRDLAEYPTSGIFGMANIVKKGVWFGYVDFLQWSFDVRVYQLLPGGVSLGLRTFAVLSSGPSVPNYEHVFFGFSERLRGHFHTELEGENAAGAFAELRIPIVPRLYIHVPEVPVRQFRTWKLGLYAALFADAGMVWDRKEHPDIASASRGYGAGLHFLLPYSTVFRIDRAWDEAGRGQWIFDVGASF; encoded by the coding sequence GTGCAGACCCTTCGCATACTGATTATTGTGTTTGCCGATGTCCTGCTCGCATGTGCGGCCACCGTGTTCGCGCAGGATGGAGAGCCTTCCGCACCGCTGGCGCCGCGTCCGAATCAAGTCATTTCAGCGGTGGGAGTTCTGGGCAACGAGTTGACGAAAACGGAAGTCATCCTGCGCGAGCTGACACTTCAGGTTGGGGATACGATAGATGTTGCGGAGCTCGAATATTCGAAGAACAGAATTTACAGTCTGGGTTTATTCAATCGCGTGGACATCACCTGGCCGCCGATCGACAGCACGGTTCTCATTATCGAGGTGGACGAACGCTGGTATCTGTATCCTGTCCCGATGTTCGGTATAGTGGAAAGAAACTGGGACAATTGGTATTACGGCCTGGGCGTAAAGCACGACAACTTCCGCGGGAGAAATGAGAAATTATTTGCGGGATTCGTACTGGGCTACAACCCCTGGGTATCATTGAGCTATGTCAATCCATGGATACTCGAAGACGAGCATATGTTCATGGAGAGCAATTTCGCCTGGTCGCGGGTGGTGAACAAAAGCAGGATTTCGCAGGGTGAAGGACCCAACTTCGACGAGATTCGCTACAAGCTGCATCAGGGCTTTGGCAAGCGTATAGACCAGTTTCGCAGCGCCTGGATTACCGCCAGCTACAATTACGTCGAGGTGACCGACAAGCGCGCGGGGAGGACCTTATCCGACGCCGGGATAGACCGCTATCTGACGGTGGGTGCCGGAGCGCGGCATGATACCCGTGATCTGGCGGAGTATCCCACGAGCGGCATTTTCGGCATGGCGAACATCGTGAAGAAAGGCGTATGGTTCGGCTATGTCGATTTTCTACAGTGGTCATTTGATGTCCGCGTCTATCAGCTCCTTCCGGGAGGTGTTTCCCTGGGACTTCGCACATTTGCGGTACTCAGCAGTGGGCCATCCGTTCCGAATTACGAGCATGTTTTTTTCGGTTTTTCCGAGCGTCTCCGCGGTCATTTTCATACGGAGCTCGAGGGTGAGAATGCCGCCGGTGCGTTTGCCGAATTGCGTATCCCTATCGTACCGCGATTGTACATTCACGTCCCCGAGGTACCGGTACGCCAGTTCCGTACCTGGAAACTCGGTTTGTATGCGGCGCTCTTCGCCGATGCCGGCATGGTCTGGGACAGGAAGGAACATCCTGACATCGCATCGGCGTCCAGGGGATACGGTGCCGGGTTGCACTTTCTTTTGCCGTACAGCACCGTGTTCCGCATAGACCGTGCCTGGGATGAAGCGGGACGCGGACAGTGGATATTCGATGTGGGGGCATCGTTCTAA
- the dnaB gene encoding replicative DNA helicase, producing the protein MDAPFPPYVTERSSATAVRVPPQALDVERAVLGAMLLQPEATVSHVLSLLTREAFYADAHRTIFDSIARLFEKQQPVDLITVGEDLRRAGSIETIGGMMYLTQLTGEVISPAHIEYHCRIVLEKAIKRQLIELNTSLITDCYIETSDAFEMIDRAEEEIFKLSERHIKQSFTEIRVIVKPLLNKVYKISQEHSGVTGVPSGYTMLDDKTGGWQPTDLIVLAARPSMGKTALALSMARNAAIDADMPVGVFSLEMSSEQLALRLLCAEARVNMQLVRTGRIREEDFNRLARYVGKLERASILIDDTPGISILELRAKARRMVHEHGVKLIVIDYLQLMSAPLVRESREREIASISRSLKGLAKDLNVPVIALSQLNRSVETRAGGKPMLADLRESGAIEQDADVVMFIHRNKDAEAPPEELGRASVIIAKQRNGEVGEVDLAWISEYARFENLETRMPVSMLPPPDEEPSF; encoded by the coding sequence ATGGACGCACCATTCCCTCCGTACGTTACAGAGCGAAGCAGCGCAACCGCTGTCCGTGTTCCGCCGCAGGCGCTGGATGTGGAGCGCGCCGTGCTGGGTGCGATGCTGCTGCAGCCGGAAGCTACGGTGTCGCACGTGTTATCGCTGCTGACGCGCGAAGCGTTTTACGCAGACGCACACCGCACGATCTTCGATTCCATCGCGCGCCTTTTCGAGAAACAGCAACCAGTGGATCTCATCACCGTCGGCGAGGATTTGCGCAGAGCGGGCAGCATCGAGACGATTGGCGGGATGATGTATTTGACGCAGCTGACGGGTGAAGTGATTTCGCCCGCGCATATCGAGTATCATTGCCGCATCGTACTCGAAAAGGCCATCAAGCGCCAACTGATCGAGCTGAATACATCCCTGATCACCGATTGCTACATCGAGACCAGCGACGCCTTCGAGATGATCGACCGGGCGGAGGAAGAGATATTCAAGCTCTCCGAGCGACATATAAAGCAGAGCTTCACCGAGATACGTGTCATCGTGAAGCCTCTGCTCAACAAGGTCTACAAAATCTCCCAGGAGCATTCGGGTGTTACCGGCGTACCTTCAGGATACACCATGCTCGATGACAAGACTGGTGGGTGGCAGCCGACGGATCTTATCGTGCTTGCGGCGCGTCCCTCCATGGGCAAAACGGCGTTGGCGCTTTCCATGGCGCGAAACGCGGCAATCGATGCGGATATGCCAGTGGGCGTGTTCAGTCTGGAAATGTCCAGCGAGCAGTTGGCGCTCCGTTTGCTCTGCGCCGAAGCGCGTGTCAATATGCAGCTCGTTCGTACGGGACGCATTCGCGAGGAGGATTTCAATCGACTCGCCCGCTATGTGGGGAAACTGGAGAGAGCGTCCATTCTTATTGACGACACGCCCGGCATTTCCATACTTGAGCTGCGTGCGAAGGCGCGTCGCATGGTGCACGAGCATGGTGTGAAGCTGATCGTGATCGACTATCTGCAGCTCATGAGCGCACCACTGGTACGCGAGAGCCGTGAGCGTGAAATCGCCTCGATCAGTCGTTCGCTCAAGGGACTGGCAAAAGATTTAAATGTTCCGGTTATTGCGCTTTCGCAGCTCAACCGAAGCGTAGAGACGCGTGCCGGCGGCAAACCGATGCTTGCCGATCTTCGTGAATCCGGCGCCATCGAGCAGGATGCCGACGTTGTGATGTTCATTCACCGGAATAAGGACGCCGAGGCTCCCCCGGAGGAACTCGGCCGCGCCTCGGTCATCATCGCGAAGCAGCGAAACGGCGAGGTCGGTGAAGTTGATCTGGCGTGGATTTCCGAATACGCGCGCTTCGAAAATCTTGAAACACGCATGCCGGTGAGCATGCTTCCGCCGCCGGATGAGGAACCGAGCTTCTAG
- a CDS encoding uracil-DNA glycosylase, whose product MPVSDLHRYLRQQQEQYGDLLYVEHEVLRRVTLASQGLVEDNGRVDEMWKTADTLGALNAMICDCHKCPLGETRTRFVFGVGNPAADVVIVGEAPGADEDKKGEPFVGRAGQLLNDILKAIHFSREEVFICNILKCRPPNNRDPLASEVEQCEPYLHKQLELLQPKILLALGRIAAQTLLRTNDSLTKLRASVHEYRGIPLVVTYHPAALLRNPNWKRPTWEDVQKFRALYDTLSVGRKS is encoded by the coding sequence ATGCCAGTGTCTGATCTCCATCGCTATCTCCGGCAGCAGCAAGAACAGTATGGAGACCTGCTCTACGTCGAGCACGAGGTCCTGCGACGCGTTACTCTCGCCTCGCAAGGCCTGGTTGAGGATAATGGGCGCGTGGATGAGATGTGGAAAACAGCAGATACGCTCGGGGCGCTCAATGCCATGATCTGCGATTGCCACAAGTGTCCTCTGGGAGAAACGCGTACTCGCTTCGTCTTTGGTGTCGGCAATCCAGCCGCCGACGTCGTGATAGTAGGCGAAGCCCCTGGCGCTGATGAGGACAAGAAAGGGGAGCCGTTCGTCGGCCGTGCCGGGCAGTTGCTCAATGACATCCTCAAGGCGATTCATTTTTCGCGTGAGGAAGTCTTCATCTGCAACATCCTGAAGTGTCGTCCGCCGAACAATCGCGATCCGCTCGCCTCCGAGGTGGAACAATGCGAACCGTATCTGCACAAACAGTTGGAACTCCTTCAACCGAAAATCCTCCTCGCGCTCGGACGCATCGCCGCACAGACATTGCTGCGCACGAACGACTCACTGACGAAGCTTCGCGCATCCGTCCATGAGTATCGTGGTATTCCCCTGGTTGTGACCTACCATCCTGCCGCGCTTCTTCGCAATCCGAATTGGAAGCGCCCCACCTGGGAGGATGTGCAAAAGTTCCGGGCCCTCTACGATACGCTTTCTGTCGGAAGAAAGAGCTGA
- the coaBC gene encoding bifunctional phosphopantothenoylcysteine decarboxylase/phosphopantothenate--cysteine ligase CoaBC gives MSLRGKHILVGVTGSIAAYKSALLVRELVKCGAEVRVVMTPSACEFITPLTLATLSQGDVVLDMFPADRSKGTWHIHLALWADLMIIAPASANSIAKIAQGMADNALTSLVLALRCPLLVAPAMDTDMFVHTATQENLDILRRRGVGIIDPDEGELASGLSGPGRLPETGVLMDAITRMFARAHDLAGRTVLVTAGPTYEPIDPVRFIGNRSSGKMGYAIAAAAAARGARVILLSGPVHLPTPEGVERMDVETADAMYAAAMTHADSADICVLTAAVADFRPASPAEQKMKKDDGNETGLDLRLVRTPDILHALGSRGGAVLVGFALETENEKENARKKLVGKNADLIVLNNPRTEGAAFGSDTNVVTLFGRDGSEEILPLMDKRRIAEIILDRAASVLASRAG, from the coding sequence ATGAGCCTTCGCGGCAAGCACATTCTCGTCGGAGTCACCGGCAGTATTGCGGCATATAAGTCCGCCCTGCTCGTTCGTGAGCTCGTGAAATGCGGGGCAGAGGTTCGCGTCGTCATGACGCCCTCGGCTTGCGAATTCATTACACCGCTCACTCTCGCAACACTCAGCCAGGGGGACGTGGTCCTGGACATGTTTCCCGCCGACCGGTCCAAGGGGACCTGGCATATCCATCTCGCTCTCTGGGCCGACCTCATGATCATCGCGCCGGCGTCTGCGAATTCCATTGCGAAAATCGCGCAGGGCATGGCGGACAATGCGCTGACCTCGCTCGTTCTGGCGCTGCGCTGTCCGCTGCTGGTGGCTCCTGCGATGGATACCGACATGTTCGTTCATACAGCGACGCAGGAGAATCTGGACATCCTACGCCGCCGTGGTGTCGGCATCATTGATCCCGACGAAGGCGAACTTGCGTCCGGATTGTCGGGCCCCGGGCGACTTCCCGAAACCGGCGTACTCATGGATGCGATCACGCGCATGTTTGCCCGGGCTCACGACCTAGCGGGACGTACCGTCCTGGTCACAGCCGGTCCGACATATGAACCCATCGATCCTGTGCGATTCATCGGGAACAGAAGTTCCGGGAAAATGGGCTATGCCATTGCCGCCGCCGCCGCCGCGCGCGGTGCGCGGGTGATACTGTTGAGCGGCCCAGTCCATCTCCCGACGCCGGAAGGTGTCGAGCGCATGGACGTCGAGACCGCTGACGCGATGTATGCCGCCGCGATGACGCATGCCGACAGTGCCGATATTTGCGTACTCACCGCCGCGGTAGCCGATTTTCGTCCTGCCAGCCCCGCAGAGCAGAAGATGAAGAAGGATGACGGCAACGAAACAGGCCTTGACCTGCGCCTTGTACGCACGCCCGATATTCTGCACGCCCTGGGCAGCCGCGGTGGGGCGGTGCTTGTCGGATTTGCGCTTGAAACCGAAAATGAAAAAGAGAACGCCCGGAAAAAGCTTGTCGGGAAAAATGCGGACCTTATCGTTCTGAACAATCCACGGACGGAGGGTGCCGCTTTCGGTTCCGACACCAATGTCGTGACCTTGTTCGGGCGCGATGGTTCGGAAGAAATTCTGCCTTTGATGGATAAGAGGCGGATCGCGGAGATTATTCTCGACCGGGCGGCTTCGGTGCTGGCTTCGCGCGCCGGCTGA
- a CDS encoding DNA-directed RNA polymerase subunit omega — translation MSLEPLDLSVIDNHAENIYEAIVVLSRRARQINEEIKIQLNQELEMFTTRMDSDEEIESNPEQARISIEFEKMPKPTQQAVADLMNDRVTYRYKEE, via the coding sequence ATGTCCCTCGAACCTCTGGATCTTTCCGTCATCGACAATCACGCCGAAAACATCTACGAAGCAATCGTGGTGCTTTCGCGTCGTGCACGGCAGATCAACGAAGAGATCAAGATCCAGCTCAATCAGGAGCTGGAAATGTTCACCACGCGCATGGATTCCGATGAGGAAATCGAGAGCAATCCCGAGCAGGCGCGCATCAGCATAGAATTTGAAAAAATGCCCAAACCCACACAGCAGGCGGTAGCGGATCTGATGAACGACCGCGTAACCTATCGCTACAAGGAAGAATGA
- the gmk gene encoding guanylate kinase translates to MLFVLSAPSGAGKTTIARGILQRFPALRFSVSATTRAQRPRETEGKDYYFLTREEFERRVAGGDVVEWEEIYGNLYGTLRSQVDEVLRENGHMLFDIDVKGALAIKRLYGSSAVLIFIKPPSLEVLRQRLEHRGTDGAEVIERRMDRSVWELEQAVHFDHVVINDDLTRSIPEVAALIESYQNSEHVS, encoded by the coding sequence ATGCTTTTCGTCCTTTCAGCCCCGAGCGGCGCGGGAAAAACGACCATTGCCCGCGGCATCCTCCAGCGCTTTCCGGCACTGCGCTTCTCCGTTTCGGCTACGACGCGTGCGCAGAGACCGCGCGAGACCGAGGGCAAGGATTATTATTTTCTCACACGCGAAGAATTCGAACGCCGCGTTGCCGGCGGAGACGTCGTGGAGTGGGAAGAGATATACGGCAATCTCTACGGCACCCTGCGTTCGCAGGTGGACGAGGTGCTGCGTGAGAACGGGCACATGCTGTTCGACATCGACGTCAAAGGTGCCCTTGCCATCAAACGACTGTATGGCAGCTCCGCCGTACTCATTTTCATCAAGCCGCCAAGCCTGGAGGTGCTCCGCCAAAGACTCGAGCACCGCGGGACCGACGGCGCTGAGGTAATCGAACGCCGCATGGACCGTTCCGTCTGGGAACTGGAACAAGCGGTGCATTTCGACCATGTGGTCATCAACGACGATCTGACGCGTTCCATCCCCGAAGTTGCGGCGCTCATCGAATCGTATCAGAACAGCGAACACGTTTCATAA
- a CDS encoding YicC family protein, with protein MLISMTGYGSGTAANESTTVTAEIRSVNNRYYEFSVRLPKHLQNRELDLKELIRPRVRRGKVNLNVAVDRAAIEAAPARINEEAARDYHAMLISLRDALGLEGGITLDTLMKFPDVFAVDEQEAISDEEWTLVTDAVTAAVDNMLSMKEKEGRELSDDLAQRAGVMSAGIDAIEKLAAGRADLERERLVERLQAVMADERIDRERLELEIVLLADKMDITEELVRFRSHTKFFLENLDSGESEGRKLSFLLQEMNREANTISSKSYDAEIAHIVVSIKEELERIREQIQNIE; from the coding sequence ATGCTCATAAGTATGACTGGATATGGAAGCGGGACGGCGGCGAATGAATCGACCACAGTCACGGCCGAAATTCGCTCGGTCAACAACCGCTATTACGAGTTCTCGGTGCGGTTGCCCAAGCATCTGCAGAACAGGGAACTGGATCTGAAGGAATTGATACGTCCCCGCGTACGCAGGGGCAAGGTCAATCTCAACGTGGCAGTGGACCGGGCCGCAATCGAGGCCGCCCCGGCGCGTATCAACGAGGAGGCCGCCCGTGATTACCACGCCATGCTGATTTCTCTCCGTGATGCCCTCGGGCTTGAAGGCGGTATCACGCTCGATACGCTGATGAAATTTCCGGACGTATTCGCGGTGGATGAGCAGGAAGCGATTTCCGATGAGGAATGGACGCTGGTCACCGATGCGGTTACCGCCGCCGTGGACAATATGCTCAGCATGAAGGAAAAGGAAGGGCGGGAGCTTTCGGATGATCTCGCACAGCGGGCTGGCGTGATGAGCGCCGGCATCGACGCCATCGAGAAGCTGGCCGCCGGGCGCGCGGATCTGGAGCGCGAACGGCTCGTCGAGCGTCTTCAGGCCGTGATGGCGGACGAGAGAATTGATCGCGAACGTCTGGAACTCGAAATCGTGCTGCTTGCAGATAAAATGGACATCACCGAAGAGCTCGTGCGCTTCCGTAGTCACACAAAATTCTTCCTCGAGAATCTCGACTCCGGCGAGTCGGAAGGGAGGAAGCTTTCTTTTCTCCTGCAGGAGATGAATCGGGAAGCCAACACCATCAGCTCCAAAAGCTATGATGCGGAAATCGCGCATATCGTCGTTTCCATCAAGGAAGAACTCGAGCGCATCCGCGAACAGATACAGAATATCGAGTAA
- a CDS encoding RNA-binding protein: MNIYVGNLSYQMTDDDLRAAFEPYGEVSSARVLRDKETGRSKGFGFVEMPNDSDAEEAIKALDNAQIGGRNVKVNQARPRTDDAPRSRSRF, from the coding sequence ATGAACATCTATGTCGGCAACCTTTCGTACCAAATGACGGATGATGACCTCCGGGCAGCATTCGAGCCTTACGGTGAGGTGAGCAGCGCACGCGTTCTCCGCGATAAGGAGACCGGTCGTTCCAAAGGCTTCGGCTTCGTTGAGATGCCCAACGATAGCGACGCAGAGGAAGCGATCAAGGCGCTGGATAACGCACAAATAGGCGGCAGGAACGTAAAGGTGAATCAGGCGCGTCCCCGCACGGATGACGCACCCCGGTCAAGGTCGCGCTTCTGA
- a CDS encoding cytochrome c family protein has protein sequence MPRNIVVSGGILIILIVAGIWYYWSPKFTDVGYAPAQPVPYSHALHVGELGLDCRYCHVGAETSPVAMVPPTQTCMNCHTLIKTESEKLAPVRASWESREPLRWVRLHKVPDYAYFDHSAHLRAGVGCESCHGDVAAMEVMELREPLSMGWCLDCHRNPDPHLRSPQDITVMGWVPPDNQAERAAEIKKTLNLNPPETCSGCHR, from the coding sequence TTGCCCCGTAACATCGTAGTTTCCGGTGGCATTCTCATCATCCTCATCGTCGCGGGGATATGGTACTACTGGTCCCCGAAATTTACCGATGTGGGATACGCGCCGGCGCAACCCGTACCCTACAGCCATGCCTTGCACGTGGGCGAATTGGGCCTCGACTGCCGGTACTGCCACGTCGGCGCAGAGACGTCTCCGGTAGCCATGGTGCCGCCCACGCAAACCTGCATGAACTGCCACACGCTCATCAAAACCGAGAGCGAGAAGCTCGCTCCCGTGCGCGCCAGTTGGGAGTCGCGTGAGCCACTGCGCTGGGTGCGCCTGCACAAAGTACCGGATTACGCGTATTTCGATCATAGTGCGCATCTGCGTGCCGGCGTGGGCTGTGAAAGCTGCCACGGGGATGTCGCCGCCATGGAGGTGATGGAACTCAGGGAACCTCTCAGTATGGGTTGGTGCCTGGACTGCCACCGCAACCCCGATCCCCATCTGCGCTCGCCTCAGGACATCACCGTTATGGGTTGGGTACCCCCGGATAATCAGGCGGAGCGCGCCGCGGAGATCAAGAAAACACTCAATCTTAATCCACCAGAAACCTGCTCGGGATGCCATCGATGA